A portion of the Sulfuricurvum kujiense DSM 16994 genome contains these proteins:
- the lysA gene encoding diaminopimelate decarboxylase: MIDFKALAQTYGTPLYVYDFDKMKTQFESLKEAFRGRKSILAYAVKANSNLSVVKHFAQLGSGADCVSIGEVRRALMAGVPKYRIIFSGVGKRDDEIREAIESDILYINVESEAELGRVEMIARELGAKARISIRVNPNIDPKTHPYISTGLHDNKFGVEIVAAKRMYIQAKNSDHLDPVGIHFHIGSQLTELEPIYEAAVIVADLLRSLQAIDIELKFFDIGGGLGVRYDNETTIEPYDYAQAILSALKGIDVTIICEPGRFLTANAGYFLTKVLYEKNNGAKRFVMVDGAMNDLIRPSLYKAYHRIEALDKSGEESIADVVGPVCESGDFLAKNYPLPPMEHNDLLVIHSAGAYGFGMGSNYNTRGRSAEIAVEGANVRLIRRRENFEDVIALEREYL; the protein is encoded by the coding sequence GTGATCGATTTTAAAGCTTTAGCACAAACATACGGGACCCCTTTGTATGTGTATGATTTTGATAAGATGAAAACGCAGTTCGAATCGTTAAAAGAGGCGTTTCGGGGACGTAAATCGATTTTAGCCTATGCCGTCAAAGCCAATTCCAATTTAAGTGTCGTCAAACATTTTGCACAGCTCGGTTCAGGTGCAGACTGTGTCTCTATCGGAGAAGTGCGCCGTGCTTTGATGGCGGGTGTGCCGAAATACCGTATTATTTTCAGCGGGGTCGGCAAGCGTGACGATGAGATTCGAGAAGCGATTGAAAGTGATATTCTCTATATCAATGTAGAGAGCGAAGCGGAACTCGGGCGGGTTGAAATGATCGCACGCGAATTGGGTGCAAAAGCGCGTATCAGTATCCGTGTGAACCCGAATATCGATCCGAAAACCCATCCGTACATTTCGACCGGATTGCACGATAATAAATTCGGTGTTGAGATCGTTGCGGCCAAACGGATGTATATCCAAGCGAAAAACTCCGATCATCTTGATCCGGTAGGAATCCATTTTCATATCGGAAGCCAGCTGACCGAACTCGAGCCGATCTATGAAGCGGCGGTCATTGTCGCCGATTTGCTTCGATCCCTTCAGGCAATCGATATTGAGCTAAAATTCTTCGATATCGGAGGCGGTTTAGGGGTACGATACGATAATGAAACGACGATTGAACCGTACGATTATGCGCAGGCTATCCTCTCGGCCCTTAAAGGGATCGATGTAACGATCATCTGTGAACCGGGGCGTTTTTTGACGGCAAATGCGGGCTATTTTCTGACCAAAGTACTGTATGAGAAAAATAACGGGGCAAAGCGTTTTGTCATGGTGGACGGTGCGATGAACGATCTGATCCGTCCGAGTCTGTACAAAGCGTACCACCGTATTGAAGCATTGGACAAAAGCGGCGAAGAGAGTATCGCCGATGTCGTGGGACCGGTATGCGAAAGCGGCGACTTTTTGGCTAAAAACTATCCTCTACCTCCGATGGAACACAACGATTTACTCGTTATCCACAGTGCCGGTGCCTACGGTTTCGGAATGGGGAGCAACTATAACACGCGCGGACGTTCAGCCGAAATAGCGGTCGAAGGAGCGAATGTGCGACTGATCCGCCGACGTGAGAATTTCGAAGACGTGATCGCATTAGAACGCGAATATCTGTAG
- a CDS encoding 50S ribosomal protein L25/general stress protein Ctc encodes MLEGIVRESIGKAATKAYRRDGYLIANIYGKGLENVHAAFKMNDFIRTVRNKETVAFAVKVDGKEMNLVVQGYESHPVSGNLLHVDLMVAQPGVVTHYHVPVKAVGTPVGLKNKGMLFVAKKRLRVKAAIENLPTSITIDVAPLDLGDSVLVRDLPRVENVTFTDSDRVSVLSIIKAK; translated from the coding sequence ATGTTAGAAGGCATCGTAAGAGAGAGTATTGGCAAAGCTGCTACAAAAGCATACCGCCGTGATGGTTATCTTATCGCCAACATCTACGGAAAAGGGCTTGAAAACGTTCACGCCGCGTTCAAAATGAACGATTTTATCCGTACTGTGCGCAATAAAGAAACCGTGGCATTTGCAGTAAAAGTAGACGGAAAAGAGATGAACCTTGTTGTACAAGGGTATGAGTCTCATCCGGTATCAGGCAATTTGTTGCACGTTGATTTAATGGTTGCACAACCAGGTGTTGTGACTCACTATCATGTTCCGGTTAAAGCGGTAGGAACTCCGGTCGGTTTGAAAAACAAAGGGATGTTGTTCGTTGCTAAAAAACGTCTTCGCGTAAAAGCGGCGATCGAAAACTTGCCGACAAGCATCACAATCGATGTTGCTCCGCTTGACTTGGGTGATTCAGTATTGGTTCGTGATCTTCCGCGTGTTGAAAACGTAACATTTACTGATTCTGACCGTGTATCGGTTCTTAGTATCATTAAAGCGAAATAA
- the fliF gene encoding flagellar basal-body MS-ring/collar protein FliF codes for MDFKTLFSQLVVFYGKLTQAQKIIIGTAVAGIIAFLVFLVVYTSEGKKGDNDGYQVLFEQLSGEDASKVIEQLEKDKIPYRIPRENVIEVPKEVVYKERIAIASLGIPKEGHVGFELFDKQEFGATNFDQEVKFRRALEGELARSIDSLSPVEKSSVSLALPKETLFVEEAVPPSASVMVQLYPDRKLTPKQIRGIKKLVAAAVPKLTPENVALINAEGETLGDNDDASAMGELSSIQQQYKTKEEKKQEEKIINVLAPFIGGKDRVVAKVTIEYDFSEQSSTSEKFDPENVVRSEQSSEEKREGAAPQQVGGVPGAVSNIGPVEGLAGGGGEKFEKTTGTTNYEVSKTVSTTKMEFARIKRMTAAVVVDGKYEPKKDASGQPTDEIEYIALDETQIQAIDALVKQSIGADEQRGDQVTVRNFEFQMSKDGMRPKDAVSKTSLFISTYIAPFTPVFKYILVAIILFIAYKKIIIPFAERMLEFSREEEEFEKPNLEIADDEDEDLAEKVQLMRKKVENQLGLGENFNEDELKYDVLLEKVREIAEDHPEEIASLIQALIDEESIPADSPHKR; via the coding sequence ATGGATTTTAAGACCCTCTTTTCGCAACTCGTTGTTTTTTACGGAAAGCTTACCCAAGCACAAAAGATTATTATCGGTACAGCGGTTGCGGGAATTATTGCCTTTTTGGTCTTTTTGGTTGTGTATACTTCCGAAGGAAAGAAGGGGGATAATGACGGGTATCAAGTCTTATTTGAACAATTAAGCGGCGAAGACGCCTCAAAAGTGATTGAGCAGCTTGAAAAAGACAAAATCCCTTACCGTATTCCTCGCGAAAATGTAATCGAAGTCCCTAAAGAGGTCGTGTATAAAGAGCGTATTGCGATCGCTTCGCTGGGAATTCCGAAAGAGGGGCACGTCGGATTTGAACTTTTTGACAAGCAGGAATTCGGTGCGACCAATTTCGATCAAGAGGTTAAATTCCGACGTGCGCTAGAGGGTGAATTGGCCCGTTCAATCGATTCTCTTTCCCCGGTCGAAAAATCGAGCGTTTCCCTGGCCCTTCCCAAAGAGACCCTGTTTGTCGAAGAGGCGGTTCCTCCATCCGCTTCAGTTATGGTTCAGCTTTATCCCGATCGGAAACTGACTCCTAAACAAATCCGCGGTATTAAAAAGCTTGTAGCTGCCGCGGTTCCGAAACTTACCCCCGAGAATGTAGCACTGATCAACGCAGAGGGCGAAACGTTGGGCGATAATGACGATGCCAGCGCTATGGGCGAACTCTCTAGCATACAGCAGCAGTATAAAACCAAAGAAGAGAAAAAGCAGGAAGAGAAAATTATTAATGTTCTTGCCCCGTTTATCGGAGGGAAAGATCGCGTCGTTGCCAAAGTGACGATAGAGTACGATTTTTCAGAGCAAAGTTCGACATCCGAAAAATTCGATCCGGAAAACGTGGTACGCAGCGAACAGTCATCTGAAGAGAAACGCGAAGGTGCGGCGCCTCAGCAAGTCGGCGGCGTTCCGGGAGCCGTGAGTAATATCGGGCCGGTAGAAGGGCTTGCAGGCGGCGGCGGTGAAAAATTTGAAAAAACCACCGGAACGACAAATTACGAGGTATCCAAAACCGTTTCAACAACGAAGATGGAGTTTGCCCGTATCAAGCGGATGACGGCTGCAGTTGTCGTAGACGGAAAATATGAACCGAAAAAAGATGCTTCCGGGCAGCCGACGGATGAAATTGAGTACATTGCATTGGATGAAACGCAGATTCAGGCTATCGATGCATTGGTTAAACAATCGATCGGTGCCGATGAACAGCGCGGCGATCAGGTAACGGTCCGAAACTTTGAATTCCAAATGTCCAAAGACGGGATGAGACCGAAAGATGCCGTATCCAAAACATCGCTTTTCATTTCGACGTATATCGCTCCGTTCACTCCGGTTTTCAAATACATCTTAGTTGCAATTATTTTATTTATAGCGTATAAGAAAATTATTATCCCTTTTGCCGAACGTATGCTAGAATTTAGTCGAGAAGAAGAAGAATTTGAAAAGCCGAATTTGGAAATTGCCGATGATGAGGATGAGGATTTGGCAGAAAAAGTACAGTTGATGCGCAAAAAAGTGGAAAATCAGCTCGGATTGGGTGAAAACTTCAATGAGGATGAGCTTAAATACGATGTTCTATTGGAAAAAGTGCGTGAAATTGCGGAAGATCACCCGGAAGAGATTGCTTCATTGATTCAAGCTTTGATCGATGAAGAATCGATACCTGCCGATAGTCCGCATAAGCGATAG
- the hisC gene encoding histidinol-phosphate transaminase produces the protein MKFNTALESIKTYEAGKPIELVVREYGIDKDQIVKLASNENPFGCSPKVKDAVRAIIDNMALYPDDSMVKLKSALSNKYGIQSNELIIGAGSDQVIEFAIHAKAHSGSKVLMNSVTFAMYEIYAKQVGAQIIRTASREHKMDEFYALYQEHKPSIIFLCTPNNPTGDGLLASELVSFIEKIDNDTLVIVDGAYMEYARFKDPSYAVEPGDLVKRFNNVLFLGTFSKAYGLGGMRVGYGIACAPIIEALYKVRPPFNITTLSLEAASVALEDELFVQECIADNFSQMERYKEFAHAKGITVIESYTNFVTLLLPEEKNSSKIAQELLKKGMIVRDLSSYGLNAIRVTIGTRVQNDRFFELTDSLV, from the coding sequence ATGAAATTTAATACTGCATTAGAGAGCATTAAAACGTACGAAGCGGGTAAACCGATCGAGCTTGTAGTCCGTGAATACGGTATCGATAAAGACCAAATCGTCAAATTGGCGAGTAATGAAAATCCGTTCGGGTGTTCGCCGAAAGTGAAAGACGCGGTGCGCGCTATAATCGATAATATGGCACTCTATCCCGATGATTCAATGGTTAAACTCAAATCCGCTTTGTCGAATAAATACGGTATTCAAAGCAACGAACTGATTATCGGTGCGGGGAGCGATCAGGTTATCGAATTTGCGATTCATGCCAAAGCTCATAGCGGCAGCAAAGTACTGATGAACAGCGTTACGTTTGCGATGTACGAGATTTACGCCAAACAAGTAGGGGCGCAAATCATCCGCACCGCGTCACGCGAACATAAGATGGATGAATTTTATGCACTTTACCAAGAACACAAACCGTCCATTATTTTTCTTTGCACCCCTAATAACCCTACGGGTGACGGGCTTCTTGCTAGTGAACTGGTTTCATTCATCGAAAAAATCGATAATGATACTCTCGTAATTGTCGATGGTGCGTATATGGAGTATGCCCGTTTCAAAGACCCTTCGTACGCGGTTGAACCTGGCGATTTGGTTAAGCGCTTTAATAATGTCCTCTTTTTGGGGACGTTTTCAAAAGCGTACGGATTAGGGGGGATGCGCGTAGGATACGGTATCGCGTGTGCACCTATCATCGAAGCGTTGTATAAAGTCCGTCCTCCGTTTAATATTACGACCCTTTCGCTAGAAGCGGCATCGGTCGCACTGGAAGACGAACTGTTTGTTCAAGAGTGTATCGCGGACAACTTTAGCCAAATGGAGCGTTACAAAGAATTTGCACACGCAAAGGGGATCACTGTGATTGAAAGTTATACCAATTTCGTCACTTTATTGCTTCCTGAAGAAAAAAATTCATCGAAAATTGCGCAAGAACTCTTAAAAAAGGGTATGATTGTACGTGATTTAAGCAGTTACGGATTGAACGCCATTCGTGTTACAATCGGAACGCGGGTGCAAAACGATCGATTTTTTGAGCTCACTGATTCTTTAGTATAA
- a CDS encoding type IV pilus twitching motility protein PilT, which translates to MSEPSQHHVNVSELNFDVLKKVRSYLRRMVEAGGSDLHVKANSVVRARINGDIVPLSGEILSKEDALIFAKELLRTRFPELVEKKELDLVYPFDENTRFRINIFFQMEGISAVFRLIPVKILSIDELKLPEVVHTFSEMERGLVLVTGVTGSGKSTTLAALIDEINWKRRKHIITIEDPIEFVHKDRKCIINQRSVGQDTISFGNALRAALREDPDIILVGEMRDMETIEIALHAADTGHLVFSTLHTLDAKETVNRIISVFPPAEQNRVRMTLSSVLKGVISQRLIPTVDGKRVAALEILVRTARIEQLIAENRDVEIPDTIAEGKELYKSQTFDQGILDLYLAGQITREDAFAYATSASDLKLKMEGLGATIDKSKIGVDEGPKVFKEDEYFGLKG; encoded by the coding sequence ATGAGCGAACCGTCTCAACACCATGTGAATGTCAGCGAGCTTAATTTCGATGTATTAAAAAAAGTACGGAGTTATCTGCGCCGAATGGTAGAAGCGGGGGGAAGCGACCTGCACGTAAAAGCCAACAGTGTCGTCCGTGCCCGTATTAACGGAGATATCGTCCCTCTCTCAGGAGAGATACTTTCCAAAGAAGATGCCCTTATTTTTGCAAAAGAGCTTCTTCGTACCCGTTTCCCGGAATTGGTAGAGAAAAAAGAACTGGATCTGGTCTATCCGTTTGATGAGAACACCCGTTTCCGTATCAATATCTTTTTTCAAATGGAAGGGATATCGGCGGTTTTCCGTCTGATCCCGGTCAAAATTTTATCGATCGATGAACTCAAGCTTCCCGAGGTCGTCCATACGTTTTCCGAAATGGAACGGGGACTCGTATTGGTTACGGGGGTAACGGGGAGCGGTAAGTCAACTACCTTGGCCGCATTGATCGACGAGATAAACTGGAAGCGTCGAAAACATATTATCACGATCGAAGATCCGATCGAATTTGTCCATAAAGATCGCAAGTGTATCATTAATCAACGCAGTGTCGGACAAGATACCATCAGCTTCGGGAATGCGCTGCGCGCTGCGCTGCGTGAAGACCCCGATATTATCCTTGTCGGGGAGATGCGGGATATGGAGACGATCGAGATCGCCCTTCATGCGGCGGATACGGGACACCTCGTTTTTTCGACACTCCACACGTTGGATGCGAAAGAGACGGTTAACCGTATTATCTCCGTTTTCCCCCCTGCAGAACAAAATCGGGTGCGTATGACACTCTCTTCCGTATTAAAAGGGGTCATTTCCCAGCGTTTGATTCCGACGGTGGACGGGAAACGGGTTGCGGCATTGGAAATTTTGGTTCGAACGGCGCGGATCGAGCAGCTTATTGCCGAAAACCGTGACGTTGAAATCCCCGATACGATTGCGGAAGGGAAAGAACTCTACAAATCTCAGACATTTGATCAGGGGATACTGGATCTGTATCTGGCAGGACAAATTACCCGAGAGGATGCGTTTGCCTATGCAACGTCGGCATCCGATCTGAAGCTGAAAATGGAAGGCTTGGGCGCAACGATCGATAAATCAAAAATCGGGGTTGATGAAGGGCCGAAAGTATTTAAAGAGGATGAGTATTTCGGGCTCAAAGGGTAA
- the pheA gene encoding prephenate dehydratase, translating into MKSLEECRARIDEIDNEVVDLLNRRMEVVRRVGEIKHESNSAIYRPEREKAIIDRLTKISESSGGLLNSQAIEAVFLEIFAVARNLELPERIAYLGPEGSFTHQAAESRFGAMSDYLSLGSIEAVFKTLEASRAKFGVVPIENSRDGVVGETLDLLGKSSVKIVAELYMPIHMAFATKAEKIHHIKRIYSKDKGFGQCREFLTEHGLDVVEHIPVESTAKAAILAAKDPEAAAICSHIAAKLYGVPTLFENIEDTHNNATRFFILSDFKNGISGEDKTSILVRLKDAQKAGALVHFLEDFNNADINLSKIESRPSRDNDGFGYWFFIDFFGHIDEPKIQSLIQKHADEVTWLGSYVKGEL; encoded by the coding sequence ATGAAAAGTCTAGAAGAGTGCAGAGCACGGATTGATGAAATTGACAACGAGGTCGTAGACCTTTTAAATCGTCGGATGGAAGTGGTACGGCGTGTCGGTGAAATCAAACACGAGAGCAATTCGGCTATTTATCGTCCGGAACGGGAAAAAGCGATCATAGACCGTTTAACGAAGATTAGCGAATCATCCGGAGGATTGCTTAACTCCCAGGCGATCGAAGCGGTCTTTTTGGAAATTTTTGCCGTTGCCCGCAATCTCGAACTCCCGGAACGCATAGCCTATCTCGGACCGGAGGGGAGCTTTACCCATCAGGCGGCGGAATCGCGTTTCGGAGCGATGAGCGATTACCTCTCACTCGGTTCTATCGAAGCGGTATTTAAAACGCTCGAGGCCAGCCGTGCCAAATTCGGGGTGGTTCCGATCGAAAACAGCCGTGACGGCGTAGTCGGTGAAACTTTGGATCTGCTGGGCAAGAGCAGCGTTAAAATCGTTGCCGAGCTCTATATGCCGATTCATATGGCGTTTGCGACCAAAGCGGAAAAAATACACCATATCAAACGGATTTATTCTAAAGACAAAGGGTTCGGGCAGTGCCGCGAATTTTTAACGGAACACGGTTTGGATGTGGTTGAACATATACCGGTAGAATCGACAGCCAAAGCGGCTATTCTGGCGGCAAAAGATCCTGAAGCGGCAGCTATATGTTCGCATATCGCAGCCAAACTGTACGGTGTACCGACCTTGTTTGAAAATATCGAAGACACCCATAACAATGCCACCCGGTTTTTCATCCTCAGCGATTTTAAAAACGGTATCAGCGGCGAAGATAAAACATCGATTCTGGTCCGTTTGAAAGATGCCCAAAAAGCGGGGGCGTTGGTCCACTTTCTCGAAGATTTCAACAATGCGGACATCAACCTCAGTAAAATCGAAAGCCGTCCGTCCCGAGACAATGACGGTTTCGGATATTGGTTTTTTATCGATTTCTTCGGCCATATCGATGAGCCGAAAATTCAATCATTAATCCAGAAACATGCCGATGAAGTGACATGGCTGGGAAGCTACGTTAAGGGAGAATTATGA
- a CDS encoding LptF/LptG family permease yields MLAFTTLSSLYLRYFSIVLIALSSFMVGFDLMENASELPHSANLVLIYIMYKYFYAVDMMLPISLTFAMIASLVELVRSNALVAYFSIGYSKARILAPFLTMTTLLISIYIGLHATNFARANEFADNLRDSSEFIRPTSNLFFTHEGNYIYFGNLYPLSKRAEDIRIFTFEKGQLKEALSASEAVYRNGFWNIEKAHMLRPPEDFDLKGLGIVTEDKENLKVLRDFKPKILDQVYEGKVNFTITDGLEALTLLKNQNVDVAKIMSGMYRMFITPWFAPLLMVIFFTYTPVSSRFLNLSLFSFGAILATLMVWGLLFMFGELSNNKTISPEIGIILPIGLLFIVMVWRLGNPLRRVRVKSRQN; encoded by the coding sequence ATGCTCGCATTTACTACATTATCGTCTCTTTATTTACGCTATTTTTCGATTGTTTTGATCGCTTTGAGCAGTTTTATGGTCGGATTTGACCTGATGGAGAATGCATCGGAGCTGCCGCATTCAGCCAATCTTGTATTGATTTATATCATGTACAAATATTTTTACGCCGTCGATATGATGCTTCCGATTTCTCTGACATTCGCGATGATAGCCTCATTGGTCGAATTGGTACGTTCCAATGCACTAGTCGCCTATTTTTCGATCGGATATTCCAAAGCCCGAATTTTGGCCCCTTTTCTGACCATGACGACGCTGTTGATCAGTATCTATATCGGATTGCACGCAACCAATTTCGCCCGTGCCAACGAATTTGCCGATAACCTTCGCGATTCCTCCGAATTTATCCGTCCTACGAGCAATCTCTTTTTTACCCATGAGGGAAACTATATTTATTTCGGCAATCTTTATCCGCTCAGTAAACGAGCTGAGGATATTCGGATTTTTACGTTTGAAAAGGGGCAGTTAAAAGAGGCTCTTAGTGCCAGCGAAGCGGTGTATCGTAATGGATTTTGGAATATTGAAAAGGCCCATATGCTGCGTCCGCCGGAAGATTTTGATCTCAAAGGGTTGGGGATCGTAACGGAAGACAAAGAGAATTTAAAAGTACTCCGTGATTTTAAGCCGAAAATTTTAGATCAGGTGTATGAGGGAAAAGTCAATTTTACGATTACGGACGGATTGGAAGCGCTGACCCTCTTAAAAAATCAAAATGTTGATGTGGCCAAAATCATGAGCGGTATGTACCGGATGTTTATCACTCCGTGGTTTGCCCCCTTGCTGATGGTCATCTTTTTTACCTATACACCGGTCAGCAGCCGCTTTTTAAATCTTTCCCTGTTTAGCTTCGGTGCCATTTTGGCAACATTGATGGTTTGGGGGCTTTTATTTATGTTCGGCGAACTCTCTAATAATAAAACGATTTCCCCCGAAATCGGCATTATTCTTCCGATCGGATTGCTCTTTATCGTGATGGTATGGCGACTTGGAAATCCCCTAAGGAGAGTTAGGGTAAAATCGCGACAAAACTAA
- a CDS encoding HAD-IIA family hydrolase has product MMYFIDVQGTLIEDNTKLPTRGAVAFIDYLNTHHIPYMVITNSTKNPSDEFLGYLNSIGLNIPREHYLDPLMMLEGHIDKSKKIAAYGSEPFLDVVRSMGYYLDYTSPDTVLVAIKENFLADEYAQMIEFLLSGAELVGMHETTLYVKNHKRYPGVGAILKMLEFATSTPYTVVGKPSIPFFEEALLRLAKQKEDARFGDVTIISDDLKGDLIGAQKLGMRGVFVLSGKIRNADEIIPSLREDEHPAAIYPDMQGILESL; this is encoded by the coding sequence ATGATGTATTTTATTGATGTGCAGGGGACGTTGATCGAAGACAATACCAAACTCCCTACCCGTGGTGCGGTCGCTTTTATCGATTACCTGAATACGCATCATATCCCCTACATGGTGATTACCAACAGCACTAAAAACCCGAGCGACGAGTTTTTGGGATATTTGAATTCTATCGGATTGAATATCCCCCGTGAGCATTATCTCGATCCGTTGATGATGCTTGAAGGGCATATCGACAAAAGCAAAAAAATAGCCGCCTACGGCTCGGAACCGTTTTTGGATGTCGTCCGTTCAATGGGGTATTATCTTGATTATACCTCTCCGGATACGGTTTTAGTAGCGATCAAAGAGAACTTTTTAGCGGATGAATACGCACAGATGATAGAGTTTCTCCTCTCCGGCGCCGAATTGGTAGGGATGCATGAAACGACGCTGTACGTTAAAAATCATAAGCGTTATCCCGGGGTAGGGGCGATTTTGAAAATGCTTGAGTTTGCGACATCAACACCGTATACGGTTGTCGGAAAACCGAGTATCCCTTTTTTCGAAGAAGCGCTTTTGCGTCTCGCAAAACAAAAAGAGGATGCCCGTTTCGGTGACGTCACAATCATCAGCGATGATCTAAAAGGCGATCTTATCGGTGCCCAAAAGCTTGGGATGAGAGGGGTATTTGTTTTGAGCGGAAAAATCAGAAATGCCGATGAAATTATCCCATCTTTGAGAGAAGATGAGCACCCTGCGGCAATCTACCCTGATATGCAAGGGATATTGGAGAGTTTATGA
- the pth gene encoding aminoacyl-tRNA hydrolase produces MLIVGLGNPGSAYVSTRHNIGFMVIDELCRRHSVQNISKSSFEGELFKMGSHFLLKPTTYMNLSGRSILAVKNFYKIDEVIVIHDDLDLPFGALRFKNGGGHGGHNGLKSADAAIGADYTRVRMGIGKPEHKSQVADYVLHPFSAGEQEQLPQWIGRAADAVEMLFTQQCSDVAAKYSQKSL; encoded by the coding sequence ATGCTTATCGTCGGACTGGGAAACCCCGGCTCGGCGTATGTATCTACCCGTCATAATATCGGGTTTATGGTCATCGACGAGCTTTGCCGCCGTCACAGTGTCCAGAACATTTCAAAGAGCTCCTTTGAAGGGGAGTTGTTTAAAATGGGGTCGCACTTTCTCCTCAAGCCGACGACGTATATGAATCTCTCCGGTCGTTCTATCCTTGCCGTTAAAAATTTTTATAAAATCGATGAAGTTATTGTCATCCATGATGATTTGGATCTGCCCTTCGGCGCTTTGCGGTTTAAAAACGGCGGAGGACACGGCGGTCATAACGGATTGAAATCGGCCGATGCCGCTATCGGAGCCGATTATACGCGCGTTCGGATGGGTATCGGTAAACCGGAGCACAAATCCCAAGTGGCCGATTACGTATTGCACCCTTTTAGTGCCGGTGAACAAGAACAGCTTCCCCAATGGATAGGACGTGCGGCAGATGCCGTAGAAATGCTCTTTACCCAGCAATGCAGCGATGTCGCCGCAAAATATTCACAAAAGAGTTTGTAA